In Ischnura elegans chromosome 9, ioIscEleg1.1, whole genome shotgun sequence, the following proteins share a genomic window:
- the LOC124164891 gene encoding uncharacterized protein LOC124164891, with product MVVNAKVFLLVGILAIGINFFPLERGLTDAAPVKDPAIITPAHHEAFEGIVEGIMEEARGVEEDDEADTANGAGNTDYETNQRGARSAGDAATDQRAPAPWGAAATNKPKRKGKGTQINVSN from the exons ATGGTTGTCAACGCAAAAGTCTTCCTACTCGTTGGAATCTTGGCCATCGGCATCAACTTCTTCCCATTGG AACGAGGACTGACCGACGCCGCTCCCGTCAAAGATCCAGCCATTATTACACCTGCTCACCATGAAGCTTTTGAAG GGATAGTAGAAGGTATTATGGAAGAGGCAAGAGGGGTGGAAGAAGATGATGAAGCAGACACAGCGAATGGTGCAGGCAACACTGATTACGAAACTAATCAACGTGGTGCCCGGAGCGCAGGTGATGCAGCAACAGATCAACGCGCACCAGCTCCATGGGGCGCTGCTGCCACTAATAAACCGAAGCGCAAAGGAAAAGGAACTCAAATCAATGTTAGCAACTGA
- the LOC124164893 gene encoding uncharacterized protein LOC124164893, with protein MVVNAKVFLLVGILAIGINFFPLERGLTDAAPVKDPEIISPDHHKAFEGIAGGIIEEARGVDEDDEADTANGAGNTDDEYNQRGARSAGDRETYQRAPAPWGAAATNKQKRKGKGTQINVSN; from the exons ATGGTGGTCAACGCAAAAGTCTTCCTCCTTGTTGGGATCTTGGCCATCGGCATCAACTTTTTCCCATTGG AACGAGGACTGACCGACGCCGCTCCCGTTAAAGATCCAGAGATAATTTCACCTGATCACCATAAAGCTTTTGAAG GTATAGCAGGAGGTATTATCGAAGAGGCAAGAGGGGTGGATGAAGATGATGAAGCAGACACAGCGAATGGTGCAGGCAACACTGATGACGAATATAATCAACGCGGTGCCCGGAGCGCAGGTGATAGAGAAACATATCAACGCGCACCAGCTCCATGGGGCGCTGCTGCCACAAATAAACAGAAGCGCAAAGGAAAGGGAACTCAAATCAATGTTAGCAACTGA
- the LOC124164894 gene encoding uncharacterized protein LOC124164894, whose amino-acid sequence MVVNAKVFLLVGILAIGINFFPLELGLTDAAPVKDLTIITPAHHEAFEGIAEGIIEEARGVDEDDEADTANGAGNTDDETNQRGARSAGDRETYQRAPAPWGAAASNKPKRKGKGTQINVSN is encoded by the exons ATGGTGGTCAACGCAAAAGTCTTCCTACTCGTTGGAATCTTGGCCATCGGCATCAACTTCTTCCCATTAG AGCTAGGACTGACCGACGCCGCTCCCGTCAAAGATCTAACCATTATTACACCTGCTCACCATGAAGCGTTTGAAG GGATAGCAGAAGGTATTATCGAAGAGGCAAGAGGGGTGGATGAAGATGATGAAGCAGACACAGCGAATGGTGCAGGCAACACTGATGACGAAACTAATCAACGCGGTGCCCGGAGCGCAGGTGATAGAGAAACATATCAACGCGCACCAGCTCCATGGGGCGCTGCTGCCAGTAATAAACCGAAGCGCAAAGGAAAAGGAACTCAAATCAATGTTAGCAACTGA
- the LOC124164890 gene encoding uncharacterized protein LOC124164890: protein MVVNAKVFLLVGILAIGINFFPLERGLTDAAPVKDPEIITPDHHKAFEGIAEGIIEEARGVDEDDEADTANGAGNTDDEYNQRGARSAGDRETYQRAPAPWGAAATNKQKRKGKGTQINVSN, encoded by the exons ATGGTGGTCAACGCAAAAGTCTTCCTCCTTGTTGGGATCTTGGCCATCGGCATCAACTTTTTCCCATTGG AACGAGGACTGACCGACGCCGCTCCCGTGAAAGATCCAGAGATAATTACACCTGATCACCATAAAGCTTTTGAAG GTATAGCAGAAGGTATTATCGAAGAGGCAAGAGGGGTGGATGAAGATGATGAAGCAGACACAGCGAATGGTGCAGGCAACACTGATGACGAATATAATCAACGCGGTGCCCGGAGCGCAGGTGATAGAGAAACATATCAACGCGCACCAGCTCCATGGGGCGCTGCTGCCACAAATAAACAGAAGCGCAAAGGAAAGGGAACTCAAATCAATGTTAGCAACTGA
- the LOC124164888 gene encoding uncharacterized protein LOC124164888: protein MVVNAKVFLLVGILAIGINFFPLERGLTDAAPVKDPTIITPAHHEAFEGIAEGIIEEARGVDEDDEADTANGAGNTDDETNQRGARSAGYRETYQRAPAPWGAAASNKPKRKGKGTQINVSN, encoded by the exons ATGGTGGTCAACGCAAAAGTCTTCCTACTCGTTGGAATCTTGGCCATCGGCATCAACTTCTTCCCATTGG AGCGAGGACTGACCGACGCCGCTCCCGTCAAAGATCCAACCATTATTACACCTGCTCACCATGAAGCGTTTGAAG GGATAGCAGAAGGTATTATCGAAGAGGCAAGAGGGGTGGATGAAGATGATGAAGCAGACACAGCGAATGGTGCAGGCAACACTGATGACGAAACTAATCAACGCGGTGCCCGGAGCGCAGGTTATAGAGAAACATATCAACGCGCACCAGCTCCATGGGGCGCTGCTGCCAGTAATAAACCGAAGCGCAAAGGAAAAGGAACTCAAATCAATGTTAGCAACTGA